A genomic region of Mesorhizobium sp. NZP2077 contains the following coding sequences:
- the tagH gene encoding type VI secretion system-associated FHA domain protein TagH, with amino-acid sequence MSLLLTLEQGPRTQAVRQTRLDEGELVIGRSADAGWQINDPDMFVSRAHCKITGGRDGYFVTDTSSSGLYINDSDSPLGAGQSTRLQSGMRLRLGDYVVYVDLQAPTAQAPAASQPVAERLPPASRVPLSIGRDDFFSAKVEEEPRRPRPADLPNPFEQPVAAAFERAASSQRSSPAFDDPFSLDPVSTPGSMGVGPRPETGKTPSFADPFSLDPVPSVNHPTEPAAGKPSEFKDDFGFGPAAVSSSANGVDSNGRRERIAPRPQSANPWDLPVQAADAPPPARTGAAAKPARLPAAAQLGDMALRSAFLRGMGVEEADFPGRDSIAEMEKFGREYRLMMEGLMQLLRKRAEEKGNARVAQTMVGASEVNPLKFLPTVDDAIVTLIAERSPGFLAGEAAIADAIRDLAQHHVRAWRGVQAALRRMVDRFDPAVIEEELKSNSAIGTLFSGGRGAKLWELYQKRHREIAESAEKSFLGEIGADFRDAYEEE; translated from the coding sequence ATGAGCCTGCTGCTGACGCTGGAGCAAGGGCCACGCACCCAGGCGGTACGGCAGACCCGGCTGGACGAAGGCGAGCTGGTGATCGGCCGCAGCGCCGACGCCGGATGGCAGATCAACGATCCCGACATGTTCGTTTCCCGCGCCCATTGCAAGATCACGGGCGGGCGAGACGGCTATTTCGTCACCGACACGTCGAGCAGCGGGCTGTACATAAACGACTCCGACAGTCCGCTTGGTGCCGGCCAGTCGACGCGCCTTCAGAGCGGCATGCGGCTGAGACTTGGCGACTATGTCGTCTATGTCGACCTGCAGGCGCCAACCGCCCAGGCACCTGCCGCCAGCCAGCCGGTTGCGGAACGCTTGCCGCCGGCATCGCGGGTGCCGCTGAGCATCGGCCGTGACGACTTCTTTTCCGCCAAGGTCGAGGAAGAGCCGCGGCGGCCACGCCCGGCCGATTTGCCCAACCCGTTCGAGCAGCCGGTTGCGGCCGCGTTCGAGCGTGCCGCCTCAAGCCAGCGCAGCTCGCCTGCTTTCGATGACCCGTTCAGCCTCGATCCGGTTTCGACGCCTGGGTCGATGGGCGTTGGCCCTCGTCCCGAAACTGGCAAAACACCAAGCTTCGCGGATCCGTTCAGCCTCGACCCGGTGCCTTCTGTTAACCACCCAACCGAACCCGCCGCCGGAAAGCCGTCCGAATTCAAGGATGACTTTGGTTTTGGACCAGCGGCCGTTTCCAGTTCGGCAAACGGCGTCGACTCGAACGGGCGGCGCGAGCGCATCGCCCCACGACCGCAATCCGCCAATCCTTGGGATCTGCCTGTGCAGGCGGCGGATGCCCCGCCTCCAGCGCGCACTGGTGCTGCCGCCAAACCCGCCCGCCTGCCGGCAGCGGCGCAGCTGGGCGACATGGCGCTTCGCTCTGCATTCCTGCGCGGCATGGGCGTCGAGGAAGCCGATTTCCCCGGGCGTGACAGCATCGCCGAAATGGAGAAGTTCGGCCGCGAATACCGGCTGATGATGGAGGGCCTGATGCAGCTTCTGCGCAAGCGGGCCGAGGAAAAGGGCAACGCCCGCGTCGCCCAGACCATGGTCGGGGCTTCCGAAGTCAATCCGCTCAAGTTCCTGCCGACGGTCGACGACGCCATCGTCACGCTTATCGCCGAGCGCAGCCCCGGATTTCTGGCCGGCGAAGCGGCTATCGCCGACGCGATCCGCGATCTCGCGCAGCATCACGTGCGCGCCTGGCGCGGCGTGCAGGCCGCTTTGCGACGCATGGTCGACCGTTTTGACCCGGCTGTGATCGAGGAAGAGCTGAAATCGAATTCGGCGATCGGCACCCTGTTTTCGGGCGGGCGCGGCGCCAAGCTGTGGGAGCTCTACCAGAAACGCCATCGTGAAATCGCCGAGAGTGCCGAGAAAAGCTTTCTCGGCGAAATCGGCGCCGATTTTCGGGACGCATACGAGGAGGAGTGA
- the tssJ gene encoding type VI secretion system lipoprotein TssJ, whose protein sequence is MIDRREFIVTLGATGLLTACQSGPPKPSVITVNVTGGAGMNPGPGGGDRPVTVLVMRLRSTGKFNSADYFALQGDAGSALAGDLIGSDQIAVGPGKSASKTITVEPDATALGFVALIRDPTGRNWRTTKSVSSGSKFTINVSLGSGGISA, encoded by the coding sequence ATGATCGACCGACGCGAATTTATCGTTACCCTGGGCGCGACCGGACTGCTTACGGCTTGCCAGAGCGGTCCGCCGAAACCTTCGGTAATCACCGTCAACGTGACCGGCGGGGCAGGCATGAACCCGGGACCTGGCGGTGGCGACCGGCCGGTGACGGTTCTCGTCATGCGGCTGCGTAGCACCGGCAAATTCAATTCCGCCGACTACTTTGCCCTGCAGGGCGATGCCGGCTCGGCGCTGGCAGGCGATCTCATCGGATCCGACCAGATCGCCGTCGGGCCGGGTAAATCCGCGTCCAAGACCATCACCGTCGAACCGGACGCGACGGCGCTGGGCTTCGTCGCGCTGATCCGCGATCCGACCGGCAGGAACTGGCGCACGACCAAGTCCGTGTCGTCGGGATCGAAATTCACGATCAATGTCTCGCTTGGCAGCGGCGGCATTTCCGCCTGA
- the tssK gene encoding type VI secretion system baseplate subunit TssK: MSDANRVLWSEGLFLRTQHFQQQDRFFEATVRGALQAGQLHTFGFQQLTLDQALLDAGQVAILSARGIFPDGTPFAIPEMMDAPRPLPVTSDTAAGPVLVALPLEPPGGVGFDPAHATASGARYHGRIVSVRDAVQGGSDPEEIEIARPQALLLAPGKSVGGYTALPIADLKGVRADGGVSLDETFLPPTLVTGAVAWYRQLLLEVVTGLDQIAEAHGKMVMGGPGRSVEDLLMLNLANAARPRLAHMLAQDVFHPAELYLELAGLAGSMATYGSSARRLGELPAYDHMAPGPAYMALADALRSLILSLRYIEPKSRALPVMRHSTNVWKIRIDNPKLLVASRIVIRVGSELSEDALRKIFVNQATVGSADQFEGLWKSRLPGIPLKPLHSQPREIPYDGDRLCLELDQKSEHWASLLDAPGFVIGVSGVLPSEPQVDCYSVNR, from the coding sequence ATGAGCGATGCAAACAGGGTGCTGTGGTCCGAGGGCCTTTTCCTGCGGACCCAGCATTTCCAGCAGCAGGATCGCTTTTTCGAGGCGACGGTACGCGGCGCGTTGCAGGCCGGGCAGCTGCATACGTTCGGCTTCCAACAGCTGACGCTGGACCAGGCGTTGCTCGACGCCGGCCAGGTCGCCATCCTGTCGGCACGGGGCATCTTCCCGGACGGGACACCTTTTGCCATTCCGGAGATGATGGATGCGCCACGACCGCTGCCGGTCACCTCCGATACAGCTGCCGGACCGGTGCTGGTCGCCTTGCCGCTTGAGCCGCCCGGTGGTGTCGGCTTCGATCCCGCACACGCCACCGCCTCGGGTGCTCGCTATCATGGGCGGATCGTTTCGGTGCGCGACGCCGTCCAGGGCGGTTCAGACCCTGAAGAAATCGAAATCGCCCGTCCGCAGGCGCTGCTGCTGGCACCCGGCAAGTCGGTCGGTGGCTACACGGCCTTGCCGATCGCCGATCTCAAGGGGGTTCGAGCCGATGGCGGCGTCTCGCTGGACGAGACTTTCCTGCCGCCGACGCTGGTGACCGGCGCCGTGGCCTGGTATCGGCAATTGCTGCTGGAAGTCGTCACCGGCCTCGACCAGATCGCGGAGGCGCATGGCAAGATGGTCATGGGCGGGCCGGGGCGCAGCGTCGAAGACCTGCTGATGCTCAACCTCGCCAATGCGGCGCGGCCGCGATTGGCGCACATGCTGGCGCAGGATGTCTTCCATCCGGCCGAGCTTTACCTGGAGCTTGCCGGGCTCGCCGGTTCGATGGCGACCTACGGATCGAGCGCGCGTCGGCTGGGCGAATTGCCGGCTTACGATCACATGGCACCGGGGCCCGCCTATATGGCGCTGGCGGATGCGCTGCGCTCGCTCATCCTCAGCCTGCGCTACATCGAGCCGAAATCGCGGGCGCTGCCGGTCATGCGGCACTCGACCAATGTCTGGAAAATCCGCATCGACAACCCGAAGCTGCTGGTGGCCAGCCGGATCGTCATCCGGGTCGGTTCGGAGCTGTCGGAGGACGCGCTGCGCAAGATATTCGTCAATCAGGCGACAGTCGGCTCAGCAGACCAGTTCGAAGGGCTGTGGAAATCGCGTTTGCCCGGCATCCCGCTGAAACCGCTTCATTCCCAACCGCGCGAGATTCCCTACGATGGCGATCGGCTGTGCCTCGAGTTGGACCAGAAAAGCGAGCACTGGGCGTCGCTGCTCGATGCTCCCGGCTTCGTCATCGGCGTTTCGGGGGTGTTGCCAAGCGAGCCGCAGGTGGACTGCTACTCGGTGAACAGGTGA
- the icmH gene encoding type IVB secretion system protein IcmH/DotU — protein MSRDDPFGLSEDRERTRIRLTGAPMPRPMAPLLPGAAVKRSRTHPNALVNAFAPLLEFAPELESALAPENPEALRTRLLEELVRARDTAMATGSSMERADQAAWVVAALLDDLALNTPWGGASAWPRQPLVVMLRGDVDAGTQFFTRLDELERHPNRDRELLELQYDCMALGFRGKYRVPGRSGDRSLNAVRVAAARFLRDADAEGAPLSPNWKGVIASDEPQRFIVPIWVMALGAAVVATAIHIGLSMGLSSQAVELSALVRALPPPERGDISRTSPKVDAPPPEKVDFALLPEFQAGAPADLKSALSGTESVSLAKLIIQASNPELFQSSRPQLSDGFEPLIGSIAKVILANQELIGNITVIGHTDGVPLQKTNPLSTNQRLSEARAQTIADMLVRNGVPQERVHSEGRAATDPVASDSTREGRALNRRVEVLLEKRL, from the coding sequence ATGAGCCGCGATGATCCTTTCGGACTGTCGGAGGATCGCGAACGCACCCGCATACGGTTGACCGGTGCGCCGATGCCGCGGCCGATGGCGCCGCTGTTGCCGGGCGCGGCGGTAAAGCGGTCTCGCACCCACCCGAACGCGCTCGTCAACGCATTCGCACCCCTACTCGAATTCGCGCCCGAGCTTGAAAGCGCGCTGGCGCCGGAGAACCCGGAAGCGTTGCGCACCCGATTGCTCGAAGAATTGGTTCGGGCACGCGACACGGCAATGGCGACGGGCTCCTCTATGGAGCGGGCCGATCAGGCAGCCTGGGTCGTGGCGGCGTTGCTCGACGATCTCGCTCTGAACACGCCCTGGGGCGGGGCCAGTGCCTGGCCGCGGCAGCCGCTTGTGGTCATGCTGCGCGGCGATGTCGATGCCGGCACGCAGTTCTTCACGCGTCTCGACGAACTGGAGCGCCATCCCAACCGCGACCGCGAATTGCTGGAGCTGCAATATGATTGCATGGCGCTCGGCTTCCGCGGCAAATATCGCGTGCCCGGGCGGTCAGGCGACCGCTCGCTCAACGCCGTTCGCGTGGCGGCGGCACGCTTCCTGCGCGATGCCGACGCCGAGGGCGCGCCGCTGTCGCCAAACTGGAAGGGCGTAATCGCCTCCGACGAGCCACAGCGCTTCATCGTGCCGATCTGGGTGATGGCGCTCGGCGCGGCGGTTGTCGCCACCGCCATCCATATCGGGCTGTCGATGGGGCTGAGCAGCCAGGCGGTCGAACTATCAGCCCTTGTGCGGGCGCTGCCGCCGCCCGAACGCGGTGACATCAGCCGGACGTCGCCCAAGGTCGATGCCCCGCCACCGGAAAAAGTGGATTTTGCGCTGTTGCCGGAATTCCAGGCCGGGGCGCCGGCCGATCTCAAATCCGCCCTCAGCGGCACCGAGAGCGTTTCGCTGGCCAAGCTGATCATCCAGGCTTCCAACCCGGAACTGTTCCAGTCGTCGCGGCCGCAACTGAGCGACGGCTTCGAACCCCTGATCGGTTCGATCGCCAAGGTGATCCTCGCCAATCAGGAGTTGATCGGGAACATCACGGTGATCGGTCATACGGACGGCGTTCCCCTGCAGAAGACCAACCCGCTGTCGACCAACCAGCGCCTGTCGGAGGCGCGCGCCCAGACGATCGCCGACATGCTGGTCCGGAACGGCGTGCCGCAGGAGCGCGTTCATTCCGAGGGCCGCGCGGCCACCGATCCGGTGGCCAGCGACAGCACGCGCGAGGGGCGAGCCTTGAACCGCCGCGTCGAGGTGCTCCTCGAAAAGAGGCTGTGA
- the tssM gene encoding type VI secretion system membrane subunit TssM yields the protein MFILRFLWAVLTSRWLWTLIGITLLSLVIWVFGPIVRVGPYSPFDSDNVRIAMIAGLIIFWLIWLIVAQRRAIRANRMFVAEIAAPVAEKPLSPGEENVAAVGAKFAEVMAELKRRKLGGRKFLREMPWYVIVGPPATGKTTALRQSGLNFPIDLTDDLQGVGGTRNCDWFFSESAVLIDTAGRYVQQESQPDVDAAEWLGFLDLLKKHRGRRALNGVIVALSIDVLSEGDEAIKAHGRKIRRRLAELNDRLEIRLPVYLMLTKADLIKGFEAFFGGLSTAAREQVWGTTFALDARVDAKTIEREISTLATELERRLVPRLEDEDKLAARAEIFRFPAQLSSLSEPIQVLVEAMFGESRYEEAAWLRGLYLTSATQEGAPIDRLTAALSSSFGLPPRRTLPAPRVEKRSFFLKNLLTEVIFREAGLGTFDPLAQRRRAWIWRGAAAACAAAALLAGGLFTWSYFDNRNAITAQASQFEALQTPLTATAANPASVQQPAIDGALEAMDAVASARTAPPGAPQDLLGPSASAELVRAQTDTYDHALRNVLEPRMVALLEATMWRQIRDPDIMLGALKTYRMMTGLSQMDPDFAQNWWVNSLPEFAAAAPFPTADAEEHQLAAIRRMAVDESYVAPDQALVAEALKTVCTISLPARAYKQLLADPEVAGLKEWIPANFAGPNGGKVFARRSDKTLRVGIAGAFTYAGFHDAILDRIDDVAAQAALDRAVFAGGCSENSETSVSALSEDILKLYYDDYIAQWDSFLRDMRLAPLTDLNVASENLKDLSSADSALKRLLTAIVQETELTRSDDAPADDKAAAKGASKLLGKLGKLGKLATSGAKLLPRAGSASEVDLTGNLVAQHFKPLKSTIAEVDGQPPALDAAVVALTALSNVLQTVTANPNPQDAIKKQGGLAELTGAVARQAQILPDPINAWLSGIAGDTSNLTQKAVTSELNAIWRADILPFCQAALNDRYPFSADSAVDVNVRDFARLFGPAGLIDGFINDHLINYVDTTSQPWKWRADFGLDPSALAAFEQARHIRDDLFPGGTGPVMSFTLEPKDLSANVTRVTLNLDGQTLVYFNNATRPQPMTWPGKDGTGVISLAFQPIDGSPEIMLNETGSWAWLRMLRNGRFAGTSLSDVYSLRLGTKGMWADFELKAASVENPYNLEMFKKFSCPPQI from the coding sequence ATGTTCATCCTGCGCTTCCTCTGGGCGGTCCTGACATCGCGCTGGCTGTGGACGCTGATCGGCATCACGCTGCTTTCCCTGGTCATCTGGGTGTTCGGTCCGATCGTCAGGGTCGGTCCCTATTCGCCTTTCGATTCCGACAATGTGCGCATTGCCATGATCGCGGGGCTGATCATCTTCTGGCTGATCTGGCTGATCGTCGCCCAGCGCCGGGCGATCCGCGCCAACCGCATGTTCGTCGCCGAGATCGCGGCACCCGTGGCGGAGAAGCCGCTCAGCCCCGGCGAAGAGAACGTCGCCGCCGTGGGTGCCAAATTCGCCGAGGTGATGGCCGAACTGAAGCGGCGCAAGCTCGGCGGGCGCAAGTTCCTGCGCGAGATGCCGTGGTACGTGATCGTCGGGCCGCCGGCCACCGGCAAGACCACCGCCTTGCGACAATCCGGACTGAATTTTCCGATCGACCTCACGGACGATTTGCAAGGCGTCGGCGGCACCCGCAACTGCGACTGGTTCTTTTCCGAGAGCGCGGTTCTGATAGACACCGCCGGCCGTTATGTCCAGCAGGAGAGCCAGCCCGACGTCGACGCGGCGGAATGGCTGGGCTTCCTCGACCTTTTGAAGAAGCATCGCGGCCGCCGCGCGCTCAACGGCGTGATCGTCGCGCTTTCGATCGACGTGCTTTCGGAGGGCGATGAAGCCATCAAGGCACATGGCCGCAAGATCCGTCGCCGACTGGCCGAGCTCAACGACCGGCTCGAAATCCGCCTTCCGGTCTATCTGATGCTGACGAAGGCCGATCTAATCAAGGGTTTCGAGGCTTTCTTCGGCGGCCTGTCGACCGCCGCGCGCGAGCAGGTCTGGGGAACGACCTTTGCGCTGGATGCGCGTGTCGATGCCAAGACCATCGAACGCGAAATTTCGACGCTGGCGACGGAACTCGAGCGGCGGCTGGTGCCGCGCCTGGAGGACGAGGACAAGCTCGCCGCCCGCGCCGAGATCTTCAGATTTCCTGCCCAGCTGTCCAGCCTGTCCGAACCGATCCAGGTGCTGGTCGAGGCGATGTTCGGCGAAAGCCGCTATGAAGAGGCCGCCTGGCTGCGTGGCCTCTATCTGACTTCGGCGACGCAGGAAGGCGCGCCCATCGACCGCCTGACCGCGGCGCTGTCGTCATCGTTCGGCCTGCCACCACGGCGGACCCTGCCCGCGCCAAGGGTCGAGAAACGCAGCTTCTTCCTGAAGAACCTACTCACCGAAGTCATCTTCAGGGAAGCCGGCCTCGGTACGTTCGACCCGCTGGCGCAACGCCGCCGCGCCTGGATCTGGCGCGGTGCGGCGGCAGCGTGTGCTGCGGCCGCCTTGCTGGCCGGCGGGCTGTTCACCTGGTCCTATTTCGACAACCGCAACGCGATTACGGCGCAGGCGAGCCAATTCGAAGCGCTGCAAACGCCGCTGACCGCAACTGCCGCAAACCCGGCATCGGTGCAGCAGCCCGCCATAGACGGCGCGCTCGAGGCGATGGACGCGGTCGCAAGCGCCCGGACTGCACCGCCGGGCGCGCCCCAGGATCTGCTGGGGCCATCGGCCTCGGCCGAACTGGTGCGGGCACAGACCGACACCTACGACCACGCCCTGCGCAACGTGCTCGAGCCGCGCATGGTGGCGCTGCTCGAGGCGACCATGTGGCGGCAGATCCGCGATCCTGATATCATGCTCGGGGCGCTGAAGACCTATCGCATGATGACAGGCCTGTCGCAGATGGACCCCGATTTCGCCCAGAACTGGTGGGTGAACAGCCTGCCGGAATTCGCAGCCGCGGCACCCTTTCCGACCGCCGACGCTGAAGAGCATCAGCTTGCCGCCATCCGCCGCATGGCGGTCGACGAAAGCTATGTCGCGCCCGACCAGGCGCTGGTTGCCGAAGCGCTGAAAACAGTGTGCACGATCTCGTTGCCGGCGCGGGCCTACAAGCAGTTGCTGGCCGATCCGGAGGTGGCCGGGCTCAAGGAGTGGATCCCGGCCAATTTCGCCGGTCCCAATGGTGGCAAGGTGTTTGCGCGGCGGTCCGACAAGACGCTTCGCGTCGGCATTGCCGGAGCCTTCACCTATGCCGGCTTCCACGACGCCATTCTCGACCGCATCGACGATGTCGCCGCCCAGGCGGCGCTCGATCGCGCGGTTTTCGCCGGCGGCTGCTCGGAGAATTCCGAAACCTCGGTCTCGGCTCTGTCCGAGGATATTCTGAAGCTCTACTATGACGACTACATCGCGCAATGGGACAGCTTCCTGCGCGACATGCGGCTCGCGCCATTGACCGATCTCAATGTCGCCAGCGAAAATCTGAAGGATCTCTCGAGCGCCGATTCAGCCCTGAAGCGGCTGCTGACGGCGATAGTTCAGGAGACCGAACTGACGCGTTCCGACGACGCGCCCGCCGACGACAAGGCGGCGGCCAAGGGCGCCTCGAAACTGCTCGGCAAGTTGGGCAAGCTCGGCAAGCTGGCGACGAGCGGTGCGAAGCTGCTGCCCCGCGCCGGCTCAGCCAGCGAGGTCGACCTGACCGGCAATCTGGTGGCCCAACATTTCAAACCGCTGAAGAGCACCATTGCCGAGGTCGACGGCCAGCCGCCTGCGCTTGATGCCGCCGTTGTCGCGCTGACCGCGCTGTCGAACGTCCTGCAGACCGTCACCGCCAACCCCAATCCGCAGGATGCCATCAAGAAGCAAGGCGGCCTTGCTGAGCTGACCGGCGCGGTTGCGAGGCAAGCACAGATCCTGCCCGACCCTATCAACGCCTGGCTTAGCGGCATTGCCGGTGACACAAGCAATCTGACGCAGAAGGCGGTCACATCGGAGCTCAACGCCATCTGGCGGGCGGATATACTGCCTTTCTGCCAGGCGGCGCTCAACGACCGCTATCCGTTCAGCGCCGACAGCGCGGTGGACGTCAATGTGCGCGATTTCGCCCGTTTGTTCGGACCGGCCGGGCTGATCGACGGTTTCATCAACGACCACCTGATCAACTATGTCGACACCACCAGCCAGCCGTGGAAATGGCGCGCCGATTTCGGCCTCGATCCTTCGGCGCTGGCGGCGTTCGAGCAGGCCAGGCATATCCGCGACGATCTCTTTCCCGGTGGGACCGGACCGGTGATGAGCTTTACGCTCGAACCGAAGGACCTGTCTGCCAACGTCACGCGCGTGACGCTCAATCTCGATGGCCAGACGCTGGTCTACTTCAACAACGCGACGCGGCCGCAACCGATGACCTGGCCCGGCAAGGACGGCACCGGGGTTATCTCGCTCGCCTTCCAGCCCATCGACGGCTCGCCCGAGATCATGCTCAACGAGACCGGCAGTTGGGCGTGGCTGAGGATGCTGCGCAACGGCCGTTTCGCCGGCACCTCGCTGTCCGATGTCTACAGCCTGCGCCTGGGCACGAAGGGAATGTGGGCCGATTTCGAACTCAAGGCCGCCAGCGTCGAGAACCCCTACAATCTGGAGATGTTCAAGAAATTCTCATGTCCGCCGCAGATATAA
- the tagF gene encoding type VI secretion system-associated protein TagF, with the protein MSAADINIGFFGKIPATGDFVAANLPRTFIDRWDRWMSMELRARPDEHEDLDDRVWRFVIQGAIFGEQPCAGAWRMSQDRVGRRYPFAVVSIGAMPEAADPWFEGMADIANLTVKELWDQQYIAARLRALEPPRQFSALKRIVFWTDDWEVRELAFADIHDLADNALPAMRAARAVPQEP; encoded by the coding sequence ATGTCCGCCGCAGATATAAACATTGGATTCTTCGGCAAGATCCCGGCGACCGGAGATTTCGTCGCCGCCAACCTGCCGCGGACTTTCATCGACCGCTGGGACCGCTGGATGTCGATGGAGTTGCGCGCGCGGCCGGATGAGCACGAGGACCTCGATGACCGCGTCTGGCGCTTCGTCATCCAGGGCGCGATTTTTGGCGAACAACCCTGCGCCGGTGCCTGGCGCATGAGCCAGGACCGTGTCGGCCGCCGCTATCCTTTCGCTGTTGTGAGCATTGGCGCGATGCCAGAGGCGGCGGATCCCTGGTTCGAGGGCATGGCGGACATCGCCAATCTGACTGTGAAGGAGCTTTGGGACCAGCAATACATCGCGGCGCGCCTACGAGCGCTGGAACCGCCAAGACAGTTCTCCGCACTGAAGCGCATTGTTTTCTGGACGGATGACTGGGAGGTGCGTGAACTCGCCTTCGCTGACATTCATGACCTCGCCGACAACGCGCTGCCGGCAATGCGCGCGGCGCGTGCCGTGCCACAGGAGCCATGA
- a CDS encoding PAAR-like domain-containing protein → MGLSVYAEKMGFFHKGSNGQGIAPGDVCLSPPSPPAGPVPVPYVNMLSSSDLTKGTKSVKIDGEPTAIENASEISTSTGNEPATQGLGAGVITHQIKGKGVFKLWSFTVKAEGKGVDRHGDTMDQNTASDPPPNCVNPAAFNKFLATLTTDQKTTKCAVKYDRVAHRPKRTDDQSAKVNGKACWQCKKTRRGRYSKLVPTPPNDEMKQEMVHDHQPPLCVAWEMGGCNMEKSPDAFLAHFSTPESVKPHCGRCSTSQGSPAAKYAKNFIDDMPVAIG, encoded by the coding sequence ATGGGGCTCAGCGTCTATGCCGAGAAGATGGGCTTTTTCCACAAGGGCAGCAACGGCCAGGGCATTGCGCCCGGCGATGTCTGTCTGTCGCCGCCATCCCCACCCGCTGGTCCGGTTCCGGTTCCCTACGTCAATATGCTGTCGTCATCCGACCTGACCAAGGGCACCAAGAGCGTCAAGATCGACGGCGAGCCGACAGCTATCGAGAATGCGTCGGAAATCTCGACCAGCACCGGCAACGAGCCGGCAACGCAAGGCCTCGGCGCGGGAGTCATAACCCATCAGATCAAGGGCAAGGGCGTCTTCAAACTATGGTCGTTCACGGTGAAGGCGGAAGGCAAGGGCGTCGATCGTCATGGCGACACGATGGACCAGAACACCGCCAGTGACCCGCCGCCCAATTGCGTCAACCCGGCCGCGTTCAACAAGTTTCTGGCAACGTTGACCACGGATCAGAAGACGACGAAATGCGCGGTCAAATATGACCGGGTCGCGCACCGTCCAAAACGCACCGATGACCAGTCGGCCAAGGTCAACGGCAAGGCCTGTTGGCAATGCAAGAAGACCCGACGGGGTCGCTACTCAAAACTGGTTCCAACACCTCCCAACGACGAGATGAAGCAGGAGATGGTTCATGATCATCAACCGCCGCTCTGCGTTGCGTGGGAGATGGGTGGGTGTAACATGGAGAAATCGCCCGACGCCTTCCTGGCTCATTTCTCGACGCCGGAATCAGTCAAACCCCATTGTGGTCGATGCTCGACGTCGCAAGGCTCTCCGGCCGCGAAGTATGCCAAGAACTTTATCGACGATATGCCCGTGGCAATTGGGTGA
- a CDS encoding DUF2169 domain-containing protein, whose amino-acid sequence MMFAVWIENRTPFVAGTFVQANADGNEVFLAVFSASFDMPGDATRFQPAVQQLPVSFGDVPFGDPACSSTRYEGEIAWTKPGIDIILNGQAYAPREGRVQEMQVGLKVASIRKVLNVSGDRLYDAGGYSQPHPFARMPIIYERAYGGTDDTGRTDPRNPLGVGFHHARSADKAVKTHAPNVTYASEPFRSPSDRPRPAGFGVIGRGWHPRLPLAGTYDQAWIDNQWPLAPRDFDPRHNLCAPADQQLQYLNEGEEVSVIGMTPEGRWNFRLPRVMAPIRLLYDDRAEDWAFHIDTVVIEPDLRRVTLKSRLSIVTRRNTPALREIVFGHVTPAFLLARRKRKAYLSPRGDDGLIAARATWLG is encoded by the coding sequence ATGATGTTCGCGGTCTGGATCGAGAATCGCACGCCGTTCGTCGCCGGCACCTTTGTCCAGGCAAATGCTGACGGTAACGAGGTTTTCCTGGCGGTTTTCTCGGCCAGCTTCGATATGCCAGGAGATGCCACGCGATTTCAGCCAGCGGTGCAACAACTGCCGGTGAGCTTCGGCGACGTGCCATTCGGCGACCCTGCCTGCTCGTCAACCCGCTATGAAGGCGAGATCGCCTGGACCAAGCCGGGGATCGACATTATCTTGAACGGCCAGGCATATGCGCCGCGCGAGGGGCGCGTCCAAGAGATGCAGGTCGGGTTGAAGGTGGCCAGCATCCGTAAGGTACTCAACGTGAGCGGCGATCGCCTCTATGATGCGGGCGGCTACAGCCAGCCACATCCCTTCGCAAGGATGCCGATCATCTACGAGCGCGCTTACGGCGGTACCGATGACACCGGCAGGACTGATCCGCGTAACCCGCTTGGCGTCGGCTTCCATCATGCGCGCTCCGCTGACAAGGCCGTGAAGACGCATGCACCCAACGTCACCTATGCGAGTGAGCCGTTCCGTAGCCCGTCTGATCGGCCAAGACCGGCCGGGTTCGGCGTGATCGGACGTGGCTGGCATCCAAGGCTGCCGCTAGCGGGCACTTACGATCAAGCCTGGATCGACAATCAGTGGCCTCTTGCGCCAAGGGATTTCGATCCGCGCCACAATCTCTGCGCGCCCGCCGATCAGCAGTTGCAGTATCTGAACGAAGGCGAGGAGGTCAGCGTCATCGGCATGACGCCAGAGGGCCGCTGGAACTTCCGGTTGCCGCGTGTCATGGCTCCGATCCGCCTTCTTTACGACGACCGTGCGGAGGATTGGGCTTTCCACATCGACACGGTTGTCATCGAGCCGGATTTGCGCCGCGTCACGCTGAAGTCGCGCTTATCCATCGTCACCAGGCGCAACACGCCCGCGCTCAGGGAGATCGTCTTCGGCCATGTGACGCCCGCCTTTCTCCTCGCGCGACGCAAGCGCAAGGCCTATCTCAGCCCGCGCGGCGACGACGGACTGATCGCCGCGAGGGCGACATGGCTGGGCTGA